In Sporosarcina sp. PTS2304, a genomic segment contains:
- a CDS encoding lipoate--protein ligase, translating to MQFIDNKGITDPRINLAIEEYVLKTMDIDKDSYLLFYINEPSIIIGKNQNTIEEINTEFVDREGIHVVRRLSGGGAVYHDKGNLNFSFITKDDGDSFRNFKKFTEPVTDALAKMGIKAELLGRNDILIDGRKISGNAQFATGDRMFSHGTLLFDTDMEGVVNSLKVKKDKIESKGIKSIRSRVANISEFLEQPISIEQFRQEILNSIFDGEEHIQYKELTEEDWDNIHALSAERYGNWEWNYGRSPKCNVQQSKRFPVGGIDVRLHVEKGVIEDIHIYGDFFGVGEVTEIEKRLIGVKYERQAITEALDSIEVEKILGGIQLDEFVGVIY from the coding sequence ATGCAATTTATCGACAATAAAGGCATTACAGATCCAAGAATTAACTTGGCAATTGAAGAATATGTATTAAAAACAATGGATATCGATAAAGATTCGTACTTGCTGTTCTATATCAATGAACCTTCTATCATCATCGGCAAAAACCAAAACACAATAGAAGAGATTAATACAGAGTTCGTGGATCGTGAAGGCATTCATGTAGTTCGTCGATTATCCGGTGGCGGAGCTGTGTATCACGATAAAGGAAATTTGAACTTTAGTTTTATTACGAAAGATGACGGAGATTCTTTCCGCAACTTCAAAAAGTTCACGGAACCGGTAACAGACGCTTTAGCAAAGATGGGCATAAAAGCGGAACTGCTCGGTCGTAATGATATTTTGATCGATGGGCGTAAAATATCAGGTAACGCGCAGTTTGCTACAGGAGACCGCATGTTTAGTCACGGTACATTGCTATTTGACACAGACATGGAAGGCGTTGTAAATTCTTTGAAAGTGAAAAAGGACAAGATCGAATCGAAAGGGATTAAATCTATCCGCAGTCGCGTGGCCAATATTTCCGAGTTTTTGGAACAGCCGATTTCGATTGAGCAATTTCGACAAGAAATATTAAACTCGATTTTCGATGGAGAAGAACATATTCAATACAAGGAACTAACGGAAGAGGATTGGGACAATATCCATGCACTTTCCGCAGAACGCTATGGCAATTGGGAGTGGAACTATGGCAGATCCCCTAAATGTAATGTCCAACAATCAAAGCGTTTCCCAGTCGGTGGCATAGACGTTCGTCTCCATGTTGAAAAAGGTGTCATTGAAGATATTCATATTTATGGGGATTTCTTTGGCGTTGGGGAAGTAACGGAAATTGAAAAACGGTTGATTGGTGTGAAATATGAACGCCAGGCTATTACAGAAGCGCTCGATTCAATAGAAGTAGAGAAGATTTTAGGTGGCATACAGCTCGATGAATTTGTCGGTGTAATCTACTAA
- the hemH gene encoding ferrochelatase, which yields MTKKKMGLLVMAYGTPTSYDDLEPYYTHIRRGRPPAPEQLEDLRNRYEAIGGISPLARITEDQAHALGNRLNAVQDDIEFNVYIGLKHIAPFVEDAVQEMENDGITEAVSIVLAPHFSTFSVKSYNGRAKEEADKHGIRLTSVESWYKQPKFIDYWSNQLRQTYDAMDEAERENTCLIVSAHSLPEKILANGDPYADQLKETAEMITEAAGVKTYALGWQSEGQTPDPWLGPDVQDLTRELYETKGYQSFVYTPVGFVSDHLEVLYDNDYECKVVCDEIGAAYHRPAMPNTDPLFIDAMADAVLDQLKESK from the coding sequence ATGACGAAAAAGAAAATGGGTTTACTCGTAATGGCTTACGGAACACCGACTTCCTATGACGATTTAGAGCCGTATTACACGCATATTAGAAGAGGCCGTCCACCTGCACCCGAGCAGTTGGAAGATCTACGTAACCGCTATGAAGCTATCGGCGGTATATCTCCACTTGCGCGTATTACTGAAGATCAGGCACATGCATTAGGTAACCGTTTGAATGCAGTTCAAGACGACATCGAATTCAATGTATATATCGGTTTAAAACATATCGCGCCATTTGTCGAAGATGCAGTTCAGGAAATGGAAAATGACGGTATTACAGAAGCGGTCTCCATTGTATTAGCACCGCACTTCTCCACATTTTCAGTGAAATCGTATAACGGTCGTGCTAAAGAAGAGGCAGACAAGCATGGCATTCGTTTAACTTCAGTAGAAAGCTGGTACAAACAGCCGAAGTTTATTGACTATTGGTCCAACCAGTTGCGTCAAACATACGATGCGATGGATGAAGCAGAACGTGAAAATACATGCCTTATTGTTTCAGCACATTCACTGCCTGAAAAGATTTTGGCTAATGGTGACCCCTATGCAGACCAACTGAAAGAGACTGCAGAAATGATCACTGAAGCGGCAGGCGTAAAAACGTATGCACTTGGATGGCAAAGTGAAGGGCAGACGCCAGATCCTTGGCTTGGTCCCGATGTACAGGATCTTACTCGCGAATTGTATGAAACAAAAGGGTATCAATCATTTGTCTATACACCAGTAGGCTTCGTATCTGATCATTTGGAAGTGCTGTATGACAATGACTATGAGTGCAAAGTTGTGTGTGATGAGATCGGCGCAGCCTACCATAGACCGGCTATGCCAAATACAGATCCTTTATTTATAGATGCTATGGCAGATGCAGTATTGGATCAGTTGAAAGAATCGAAATAA
- a CDS encoding FtsX-like permease family protein produces the protein MTFRQFAYRNVVRNRRIYAAFFMASVFSVMVFFLYSMLLFHPSIENTFLKEISSLGMGIAEVILFIFTLFFLFYSMRSFLQARSKEFGVLLLLGMARRQLHRLIFIETMLLGFASIVTGIFIGFMFSKFFFMIVKAIVQIPVLPLYLSWKPFALTIGAFLSLFAIISYIAPVFIQQGKISDLLHGDMAVESVYSYSKSRGIFGVILLLAAYVMATFVSRSSIISLFFLLPPLVTFGTYFFFADTLPLILHGLRRRKQFFWRDFWMISVSESIVRLKENARMFFIVTIVSTIAFMSVGILASLTSFASQYREVNPLGLVYKSLPHNEFEYNHIAQLTTELEQQNLDYWAVRFRVLEQQSSYTKNKVNIVKLADLNELAMTFGEKPLQLERGHALFLPASASDAGKLANQSVQTELAESKMSLHIEGIYPYRLFPPNALGLNTIVVNHLDFDRMDELTAGRSLAFTYYAFNIEEWQETQNIGLSINSQVLASIVLEGKPPVRFEFENPGLNYSHIRMTFSLLLFIGLLLAGVFFLASGSFIYFRLYTSLSHDRKQYAVLQRIGMTDREFKKIVNRQLIPQFFFPWGVSFIHSVFAFLALQVIWDALAEISIVRELTLVLLGFTVMQIFYFYLIRWRYISHIKAPTS, from the coding sequence ATGACTTTTCGACAGTTCGCTTACCGTAACGTCGTAAGAAATCGAAGGATTTACGCAGCATTTTTCATGGCGAGTGTTTTTTCAGTCATGGTGTTCTTTCTCTATTCGATGTTGCTGTTTCATCCATCGATTGAAAATACGTTTTTGAAAGAAATTTCGTCACTCGGAATGGGCATTGCTGAAGTTATTTTATTTATCTTCACGTTATTTTTCCTATTCTATTCGATGCGTTCTTTCTTGCAAGCGAGATCTAAAGAATTTGGTGTGTTGTTATTACTCGGGATGGCGAGACGGCAATTGCATCGTCTGATCTTTATTGAAACGATGTTATTAGGATTTGCGTCAATCGTTACAGGGATTTTCATTGGATTTATGTTTTCGAAATTTTTCTTTATGATCGTTAAAGCGATTGTGCAAATACCTGTCCTTCCGTTGTATTTATCGTGGAAACCTTTTGCGTTGACGATTGGAGCATTTTTAAGTTTATTTGCGATTATTTCCTATATTGCACCTGTTTTTATTCAACAAGGGAAAATTTCGGATTTACTTCATGGGGATATGGCTGTCGAATCGGTGTATTCGTATTCGAAAAGCCGAGGGATCTTTGGCGTCATTTTATTGCTGGCTGCCTATGTTATGGCCACTTTCGTTTCCCGTTCGAGTATTATTAGTTTGTTCTTTTTGTTGCCCCCACTTGTTACGTTCGGTACGTATTTCTTCTTTGCGGATACATTACCGCTTATTTTACACGGTCTGCGCAGACGGAAACAGTTTTTTTGGCGTGACTTCTGGATGATTTCAGTATCGGAAAGTATTGTGCGGTTAAAAGAAAATGCCCGTATGTTCTTCATCGTCACGATCGTTTCCACTATCGCATTCATGTCTGTAGGAATTCTTGCGTCATTAACATCTTTCGCTTCGCAATACCGTGAAGTGAATCCGCTGGGACTTGTCTATAAAAGTTTGCCGCATAATGAATTTGAATACAATCATATTGCACAATTGACGACTGAGTTAGAACAGCAGAATCTTGATTATTGGGCTGTTCGATTCCGTGTGCTGGAGCAGCAGTCTTCCTACACAAAAAACAAAGTCAATATTGTAAAACTCGCAGACTTGAATGAATTGGCGATGACGTTTGGTGAGAAACCTTTACAGCTTGAACGGGGGCATGCGCTGTTCTTACCAGCGAGCGCATCAGATGCTGGAAAATTAGCCAATCAATCTGTACAAACGGAACTGGCCGAAAGTAAAATGTCGCTCCATATCGAGGGGATTTATCCTTATCGGTTATTTCCGCCCAATGCGCTCGGTCTCAATACGATTGTCGTCAACCACTTGGATTTTGACAGAATGGATGAACTTACAGCCGGGCGTTCCTTAGCGTTTACATATTATGCTTTTAATATTGAGGAATGGCAAGAGACGCAAAATATCGGGCTCTCGATTAATTCCCAAGTGCTTGCTAGTATCGTTTTAGAAGGGAAGCCGCCTGTTCGGTTTGAGTTTGAGAATCCGGGATTGAATTACTCGCATATCCGTATGACTTTTTCATTGCTGTTGTTTATCGGACTATTGCTGGCGGGTGTGTTCTTTTTAGCGTCGGGTAGTTTTATTTACTTCCGGCTGTATACGTCGCTAAGTCATGATCGTAAACAGTATGCTGTGCTGCAGCGTATAGGGATGACTGATCGGGAGTTTAAGAAAATCGTGAATCGTCAGTTGATTCCGCAGTTTTTCTTCCCATGGGGAGTGTCGTTTATCCACAGTGTTTTTGCTTTTTTGGCATTGCAAGTTATTTGGGATGCGTTGGCTGAGATTTCGATAGTGAGAGAGTTGACGCTTGTCTTACTTGGTTTTACGGTTATGCAGATTTTCTATTTTTATTTGATTCGCTGGCGTTATATTTCGCATATTAAGGCGCCTACTTCTTGA
- the hemY gene encoding protoporphyrinogen oxidase: MSERKKVVIIGGGITGLSSAYYMQKEAREHGLPIDITLIEASTELGGKIQTVRRDGYVIERGPDSFLIRKKSVDQLASDLGIADQLVRNATGQAYILLHDKMHPIPAGAVMGVPTEIKPFITSGLFSLSGKLRAACDFVLPRSEVTGDQSLGKFFRRRFGTEVVENLIEPLLSGVYAGDIDHMSLESTFPQFYEVEKNHRSLIVGMKKTTPKQLPQKNSHSSKKVGAFHTFKNGLDSIVEALEEQLDDVHVMKGIRVTKVNKQGERAVLTLSDQQQIEADAVILSTSHTVVRQLFEPHGLLKELGTIPTTSVATVAFGFPKTAMKREINGTGFLVPRSSNHSITACTLVDRKWPTTTPDDKVLVRAFVGRVGEEAIVDLPDSDIEKIVLNDLRTILDLVGEPEFCIITRWKDDRPQYRVGHKEKIVRAKEELQQQFPMIQLAGASYNGVGLPDCIDQGIVAMKNVLAQFTPVD, translated from the coding sequence ATGAGCGAACGAAAAAAAGTAGTCATTATCGGTGGTGGCATCACAGGTCTCTCGTCAGCGTATTATATGCAGAAAGAAGCTCGTGAGCATGGACTTCCTATAGATATCACCTTGATTGAAGCATCTACTGAACTAGGTGGGAAAATCCAGACAGTCCGTCGAGACGGCTATGTAATCGAACGCGGTCCCGACTCCTTTTTAATACGCAAGAAAAGTGTAGACCAATTAGCTAGCGATCTTGGGATTGCTGATCAGCTAGTGCGAAATGCGACGGGACAAGCGTATATTTTATTGCATGATAAAATGCATCCGATTCCAGCAGGAGCCGTAATGGGAGTTCCAACTGAAATTAAACCTTTCATTACATCAGGACTGTTTAGCTTAAGCGGCAAGTTGCGCGCGGCGTGTGATTTTGTTCTTCCGCGTTCTGAAGTGACGGGTGATCAGTCACTCGGTAAGTTCTTCAGAAGACGCTTTGGTACGGAAGTAGTGGAAAATCTAATAGAACCGCTTCTTTCTGGTGTGTACGCGGGGGATATTGACCATATGAGCTTAGAGTCAACTTTTCCGCAATTTTACGAAGTGGAAAAGAACCATCGAAGCTTAATAGTGGGGATGAAAAAAACTACGCCGAAACAATTACCACAGAAAAACAGTCATAGTTCGAAAAAGGTAGGAGCCTTTCATACATTTAAGAACGGTCTGGATTCTATAGTGGAAGCACTTGAAGAACAACTGGACGATGTACACGTGATGAAAGGCATACGCGTGACGAAAGTGAATAAGCAAGGTGAACGTGCGGTTCTAACGTTAAGTGACCAGCAACAGATTGAAGCGGATGCGGTTATTTTATCGACGAGTCATACAGTAGTACGTCAGTTATTTGAGCCTCACGGACTGCTTAAAGAATTAGGGACGATTCCTACTACGTCAGTCGCTACTGTAGCGTTTGGATTTCCGAAAACTGCGATGAAGCGTGAAATTAATGGTACAGGTTTCTTAGTGCCACGCAGTAGCAATCACTCAATTACCGCGTGTACATTGGTTGATCGAAAATGGCCGACTACTACACCTGACGATAAGGTGCTTGTCAGAGCGTTCGTTGGTCGTGTAGGAGAAGAAGCAATCGTCGATTTACCAGATAGCGATATTGAGAAAATAGTTCTTAATGATTTACGGACGATTCTCGATTTAGTAGGTGAGCCAGAGTTCTGTATTATTACACGCTGGAAAGATGATCGCCCTCAATACCGAGTAGGCCATAAAGAGAAGATTGTAAGAGCAAAAGAAGAACTCCAACAACAGTTTCCGATGATCCAGCTGGCGGGCGCATCTTATAATGGAGTCGGTTTGCCAGATTGTATCGATCAAGGCATAGTGGCGATGAAGAATGTTCTCGCACAATTTACACCTGTTGATTAA
- the yhfH gene encoding protein YhfH, whose amino-acid sequence MVESIVEFFKNLPAKVCATCGNEIEEQHECYSNHCDHCNIK is encoded by the coding sequence ATGGTAGAAAGCATCGTAGAATTTTTCAAAAACTTGCCGGCAAAGGTTTGTGCGACTTGTGGAAACGAAATCGAAGAGCAGCATGAGTGCTACTCCAATCACTGTGATCACTGCAACATCAAATAA
- a CDS encoding ABC transporter ATP-binding protein — MKKPIVEMKDVTKIYEGKVMHRALNQLDFDVQEGEFVAIMGPSGSGKTTLLNLLMATDIPTYGKIVIGGVEPETLSQNDIALFRRHQIGFVFQEINLLQMLTVEENLVLPLTLDGLPITEMKNRVQDMAEKLHLEEILERRPDELSGGQAQRTAIGRALIHQPTIVLADEPTGNLDSKSAKDVLELLEHINVHERTTIIMVTHDPIAASYCDRVLFIKDGEFFNEIYKDERRQTFFQRILNVLSLLGGNVNDFSTVRLP; from the coding sequence ATGAAAAAACCAATCGTTGAGATGAAGGATGTCACAAAAATATACGAAGGAAAAGTGATGCACCGCGCATTGAATCAACTGGATTTTGACGTACAGGAAGGTGAATTCGTAGCGATTATGGGCCCTTCTGGCAGTGGTAAAACTACATTATTAAATTTATTAATGGCAACCGATATTCCGACATACGGCAAAATCGTCATTGGTGGAGTAGAGCCCGAAACTCTCAGTCAAAATGATATCGCATTGTTTCGCCGACACCAAATCGGCTTTGTCTTTCAAGAGATTAATCTGCTGCAAATGTTAACGGTAGAAGAAAACTTAGTGCTACCGCTAACGCTTGATGGACTTCCAATAACAGAGATGAAGAACAGAGTGCAAGACATGGCGGAGAAACTGCACTTGGAAGAAATATTGGAACGCCGGCCGGATGAATTATCAGGTGGACAAGCACAGCGGACCGCCATTGGGCGGGCGCTGATCCATCAGCCGACCATCGTGCTGGCCGATGAGCCGACAGGAAACTTAGATTCAAAGTCCGCGAAAGATGTGTTGGAGTTACTGGAGCACATTAATGTACATGAACGAACGACCATTATTATGGTGACACATGACCCAATCGCAGCCAGTTATTGTGATCGGGTATTATTTATTAAAGACGGTGAGTTTTTCAATGAAATTTATAAAGATGAACGCAGACAAACTTTCTTCCAGCGTATTTTAAATGTGCTGTCATTACTTGGAGGGAATGTGAATGACTTTTCGACAGTTCGCTTACCGTAA
- the hemE gene encoding uroporphyrinogen decarboxylase — protein sequence MTTFNDTLLRAARGEKIEHTPVWFMRQAGRSQPEYRKIKEKYSLEEITHQPELCAYVTKLPVDQYDVDAAILYKDIVTPLVGIGVDVKIKSGVGPVISNPIRSVADIEKLGEFSAEDQVPYVLDTIKILTKEQLNVPLIGFAGAPFTLASYMIEGGPSRSYNLTKSFMVSEPQAWFALMDKLADMTITYIQAQVAAGAKAVQIFDSWVGALHVSDYRIFIKPTMTRIFSELRKLNVPLITFGVGASHLANEWHDLPVDVVGLDWRLSIKEAGERGLTKPLQGNLDPTLLLADWSVIEERAKRIVEEGVEHGSHIFNLGHGVFPEVQPATLKRLTAFVHEYSAQLRAK from the coding sequence ATGACAACATTTAATGATACTTTATTGCGTGCGGCAAGAGGCGAAAAGATTGAACATACGCCTGTATGGTTCATGCGTCAAGCAGGACGTTCACAACCAGAATATCGGAAAATTAAAGAAAAATACTCTTTGGAAGAAATCACACATCAGCCAGAATTATGCGCGTATGTAACGAAGCTGCCTGTAGATCAGTACGATGTGGATGCAGCTATTTTATATAAAGATATTGTTACACCTTTAGTTGGGATTGGAGTGGATGTAAAGATTAAGTCAGGCGTTGGTCCTGTTATTTCTAATCCCATCCGTTCCGTTGCCGATATTGAAAAATTAGGCGAGTTCTCAGCAGAAGATCAAGTTCCTTACGTCTTAGACACAATTAAAATCTTAACGAAGGAACAGTTGAATGTTCCGCTGATCGGTTTTGCCGGTGCGCCATTCACACTTGCAAGTTATATGATTGAAGGCGGACCATCGAGAAGTTATAACTTAACGAAATCATTCATGGTTTCTGAGCCGCAAGCTTGGTTTGCATTAATGGACAAATTGGCGGATATGACAATTACATACATTCAAGCGCAAGTAGCAGCCGGTGCGAAAGCTGTTCAAATATTCGATTCATGGGTTGGTGCGTTACACGTATCTGACTATCGCATCTTCATCAAACCAACGATGACACGTATTTTCTCTGAACTTCGCAAACTGAATGTTCCACTCATTACATTTGGAGTTGGTGCAAGCCACTTAGCAAATGAATGGCATGACCTGCCTGTAGACGTAGTTGGATTGGACTGGCGTTTATCTATTAAAGAAGCGGGCGAACGCGGTCTTACGAAACCACTGCAAGGGAACTTAGATCCTACATTACTATTGGCAGATTGGTCGGTCATTGAAGAACGGGCGAAGCGCATTGTTGAAGAGGGCGTAGAGCATGGAAGCCATATCTTTAACTTAGGACATGGTGTATTCCCTGAAGTGCAGCCGGCAACGTTGAAGCGTTTGACTGCGTTTGTTCATGAATACAGTGCACAATTACGCGCAAAATAA
- a CDS encoding antibiotic biosynthesis monooxygenase has protein sequence MNIYITTGTIDFMEKVKDKYVDESILLMNGGGHTLLLHETNGKSVFQTPRKYEVVGAFGELTEPGFFALDNVAVTDEGKPIFEHQYKELGQKIQDIPGFTAFRLLRPVGSDTYIVLTEWTDKRLYDLWRNSPGYKLTNPSDFKDQGGMTLHIFTSAPYTATYKTPTEEV, from the coding sequence ATGAATATTTATATTACGACTGGAACCATCGATTTTATGGAGAAGGTTAAAGATAAGTACGTAGATGAATCTATATTATTAATGAATGGTGGCGGCCACACACTTTTATTACATGAAACAAATGGCAAATCTGTTTTTCAGACTCCTAGAAAATATGAAGTAGTAGGAGCTTTCGGTGAATTGACAGAGCCTGGATTTTTTGCACTAGACAATGTAGCCGTAACGGATGAAGGGAAACCTATTTTTGAACACCAATATAAAGAATTGGGTCAAAAAATTCAAGACATTCCGGGATTTACTGCTTTCCGCCTACTTCGTCCAGTTGGCTCAGACACGTACATTGTTTTGACAGAATGGACGGATAAGCGTCTGTATGATTTATGGCGTAACTCACCGGGATATAAATTAACTAACCCGAGTGACTTTAAAGATCAAGGGGGCATGACATTGCACATCTTTACAAGTGCACCCTACACAGCTACTTATAAAACACCGACTGAGGAGGTTTGA
- a CDS encoding sensor histidine kinase — translation MKAFLLFFREHIPFMLFQLGLILFILLLYWLDGFRSPNTAIYSVAMGVLLTAGYLTGKFIMRRSFYASIVEKPKKMEDALIRHVLTPEHRQTTEFTRELYRLYQHEVQTLYNVQHRHLHFMNQWVHQMKTPISVVNLLLQEEEVDKKSISQEVERIQTGLEIVLVNARLETFEDDMQIERLSLKMVLQEVFNENKRLFIAKGLFPVLTVDEHLMVATDRKWIKFMLNQFITNAVKYTFEKGKKIYVVAEPTADGLQLEIKDEGIGIPASDLHRVTKAFFTGENGRLSGESTGMGLYIASEVCKRLGHELTILSKQGEGTTIRLVFTGGEAGEASDEKTNR, via the coding sequence ATGAAAGCATTTTTGCTGTTTTTTAGAGAACATATCCCGTTCATGCTGTTTCAGCTAGGGTTGATTTTGTTCATTCTTCTCCTCTATTGGTTGGATGGGTTCCGCAGTCCGAACACAGCCATTTACTCGGTAGCGATGGGTGTATTATTGACGGCAGGATACTTAACAGGCAAATTCATTATGCGCCGATCCTTTTATGCATCGATTGTCGAGAAACCGAAGAAAATGGAAGATGCACTTATTCGCCACGTACTCACACCGGAACATCGCCAGACAACAGAATTTACGCGTGAACTCTATCGACTGTACCAACATGAAGTACAGACACTTTATAATGTACAACACCGGCATTTACACTTCATGAATCAATGGGTTCATCAAATGAAAACACCTATTTCTGTCGTAAATTTATTACTTCAGGAAGAAGAAGTGGATAAGAAAAGTATTAGCCAAGAAGTAGAGCGAATCCAAACAGGCCTAGAAATCGTCCTAGTAAATGCCAGACTGGAAACGTTCGAAGATGATATGCAGATTGAGCGCCTGTCACTGAAAATGGTTCTACAAGAAGTATTCAATGAAAACAAACGGCTATTCATTGCCAAAGGTCTCTTTCCAGTATTAACCGTTGATGAGCACTTGATGGTGGCGACAGATCGTAAGTGGATTAAATTTATGCTAAATCAATTTATAACAAACGCGGTTAAATATACATTTGAAAAAGGCAAGAAGATTTATGTAGTAGCAGAGCCCACAGCAGACGGACTGCAACTGGAAATAAAAGATGAAGGAATCGGTATACCAGCATCCGACTTGCATCGTGTAACGAAAGCTTTCTTTACGGGTGAAAACGGCAGATTATCAGGAGAGTCAACCGGCATGGGGCTATATATTGCGTCTGAAGTATGTAAGCGTCTCGGTCATGAGTTGACAATTTTGTCGAAGCAAGGGGAAGGAACTACGATTCGATTAGTATTCACTGGTGGAGAGGCAGGTGAAGCATCTGATGAAAAAACCAATCGTTGA
- a CDS encoding response regulator transcription factor, translating into MKRRIFIVEDDRKIAQLLAGTLEKYQYDVAVIEDFDRVVEECVAYNPHLVLLDINLPIYDGYYWCRQLRQHTMCPILFISARSGDMDQVFALENGGDDFITKPFHYEIVLAKIKSHLRRSVGEYSPNQSERVIVSGDLTLYIERMTLQKGEEEIPLQKKECVILELLMGESPKVVSRERLLEELWDDQSFVDENTLNVNMTRVRKKLTDYDVNSWIETVRGAGYRFVPESEV; encoded by the coding sequence GTGAAACGTCGGATATTCATTGTGGAAGATGATCGGAAAATTGCTCAGTTATTAGCTGGCACACTTGAGAAATATCAATATGATGTGGCAGTAATTGAAGATTTTGATCGTGTAGTGGAAGAATGTGTAGCCTATAATCCTCATTTGGTGCTACTCGATATAAATTTGCCGATATATGATGGCTATTATTGGTGTAGGCAATTGCGGCAGCATACGATGTGCCCTATCCTATTCATCTCGGCTCGTTCGGGAGATATGGATCAAGTGTTTGCACTTGAAAACGGTGGTGATGATTTTATTACGAAGCCGTTTCATTATGAAATTGTGCTCGCGAAGATAAAAAGTCATTTGCGGAGATCCGTTGGAGAATATTCGCCCAATCAATCGGAGCGGGTCATCGTATCAGGTGATTTGACATTATATATAGAGCGGATGACTTTGCAAAAAGGAGAAGAAGAAATTCCTCTTCAGAAAAAAGAATGTGTCATTTTGGAATTATTGATGGGGGAGTCACCGAAAGTAGTTTCAAGAGAGAGGCTTCTGGAAGAATTATGGGATGATCAATCATTCGTTGATGAAAATACGCTCAATGTCAACATGACACGCGTGCGTAAAAAACTAACCGATTACGATGTGAACTCATGGATTGAAACGGTGCGTGGGGCAGGATATCGTTTTGTTCCGGAGTCTGAAGTGTAA